CCTTCCTCTTCTCCTTCCAAGCTGTGCCACAGCTCGAGAATGTGAGCCGGGCTTTTGCTGAGGAAGTATGCTCGGCCCCCGGCACCAAGATGCTAATGAACGGCACCGACGAGTCTACGGCGCAGTGGTTCCTGAAAGCTTCCTCAAGGGTCCTGCGCAAACGCCGCAGCCTCGCCGTGCGTCGAACCGGGGTGTTCAGCCAAAAATACACCGAGACCGGAACTGGCAATGAGAGCGATATCCGTGAGACTCGCGCACGCGAAGAGCACATCAAGAACATGCCGGTCGGTCAACTCGAAATCCTGATGGTCGATCCACGCGAGGGCACACTCCACTCTCATCTCCACGCGCGGAGAGCAATGACCTACCGGCCGGAAGAGATGAAGTCGTTGCTCTATCCGCGGATGCATGACGTGATCAATCCGGAGGTGGGCGCTAACCTGCGATTTAGCAGTGACGAACCACGTCGTGGACGGCGCAGGACCGCCGGTACCTTGACGAGCTTCTGGACAGGGGAGGAGTCATGAACAACATCAGCCGAGTCGCAATCCTTGGTTTTGCCTTGAGCGCGTCGTCCCTTTATCCAGCACAATCAACGCCGCCTGCTGCACCGTCAAAGCCGGCACCGAAACGATCTCAGGGCGTACTTGACTATGCCCTGGGCAAGATCAATCCGGACAACAAAGACTACGGGAACTCCGCCGCGGATGCACGGAGTGAGCTTGTGGGCTACACCATCCAGAACATCTATTTCTGGTCGAATGTCCTCAGCCTCTCGCTCCTTGCTGCGACCTCCACAGCGCTTGTTCTTGTTCTCCGCGCCCAGGACAAGCGCGAGATCATCGCGGCGAACCTGATCTCCCAACTGTGGAATGGCCGGGTCATCGATCGACGGGAGATCGTTCGTCGCACCGGAATGTACAACACGCTTGTCGAAACGAAGAACGCCGCTCTGAATCAGACGCCATCTCCCAATAGGGAACAACTTTCAGAGTCTCAGGCAGCAGAACAACCCTCACAGAAACAAACTGGGAAGAAGACGCGTGTTCCATCGGAGGCGGCAGCGCCTAAGTCGCCGGCGTCCCACACAGAACAGGTAGAGACCGGAATCGCACCTTCCGGTGAGTTGCAACAAAAAACGACACTTCTCCAAGGCCAGAACCAGGCGCTACGCAATTCAGAACGCAACCTAAGAGAACGCCTGAATCAGGTGTCTCAGGACTTAGAGCAGGAGCGGCGTCGCAACCAAACACTCAAGGGTGCATAGGAGGAGCGCTTGAAAACACGCAATGATTTTCGAACTCAAGAAGAGTGGCTCGCTTTTGTGCACGAGACCGTGGCCGCCGAGGATATCCCGTTCACTCTTGCGATTGGGCTTACCAGGATGTACCAGCAGTTCTATGAAGTGCGATCCCAGCCCTTCCCCGAACGATTATCCTCGGAGATCGAGCGCATCTCTGCAATGGCGGAACCGGGGAGAACGCAGGAACTGGAGGCTCTGAACAACACCATTATGGGCGACATAATCCAGTTCCTGTTCACGGCCTCGAGCGGAAGGTCCACCGGGGGGGACTGCCCGTATCCTGTCACCCCCCGCGAAATCATCGAGCAGCTTCTGGAACATTTGCGTACAAAGAACCCCTACTTCGCTTTGTGGACCCACTACAAGGACAACGTATCCGGACGAGAGAGTGCGCCGGAGTGGCGGGAGTATGTAATCAGAACGATGGGCGTCGGCGAAGACCGCGAGATCGAATTCGCCCACTTGATGTCAGAGCTGGGACGTTGTCTCGACCTGTATCACCAGCGCGAGATGCCGCTTCCGAAGCACTTCTACTTTCAGATCTGGTTTCTGTATCGGACCAATGGACCGGAAAGAAACGCGATGACTCGGGCTTTGGTGCAGGAACTCGTGGAGGGATTGGAGCCGTGCGCGTCCGCATAATCGGCCTCGGAACCAACTGGTGGTCGGCACGTCCATTGGACGTGGCCGACCCTTTCTGTTTGCGTCGCCATGCCGCATGGTTCAATTCCGCAGGCCTGAGATACGGCAATCGCTTGCGTTTGTGCTGGGTGTATCCGGGGCAGGTCCGCTTCAATCGGAGCAGCGGATTCAATCCGGAGTTTCCCGATCACGTTCTCGGACGTGCCGTTGAATGCAATGAGCCGAACCGAATGCACGGCCGGATGCACCTGCTGATCACCCGTCTTCTGGATCAGAACGCGACGCCAGAAGGTTACCTCGTGACACTTACGGAACGAATGGGCGGCTCGATCCGATTCAGCCGCCCGGGCTGGAAGAGCGATGGAGTGCAGCTGATCTCCGTTAGCCTGCGCCGCGACCGCTACGAATTAATGGCTCTCATGAGAGGGAACGATTGGATTGAAAGCAATCTGGGCCGGTGGGTGTTGTCTGGTGACTTGACTCGCCTGGAACTTTCAAGCGCATCCTGGGGAGGTGAATTATGAGGTATCGCAAAGGCTGTATTGCTATTTCCGATGAACACGATCTGCCGGTATTGCTCCACATTCGGAATACGCGTGCCATCACACTCAACCAACTGTATCGCCTGCTCGCTACCGAGAAGAGCGGTATCGCTCGCCGTAGTGTGCACTGGAGACTCACTCGACTGGAACAGGCGGGGCTTGTCCTGCGCATGACGTCAAGCCAGTTCTTCAGGCAACCGATCTTCCGAATCACTCCTTTGGGCCTTTCCTACCTAGAAATGCGTGGGCACACTCTTATCTCACTCCCGTCGACCGGGCGACAGATTCTGAACGAAACCCAGGTCTTTCACGCTCTGGAACTGGTGGAGATCCGACTTGCATTGCGCGAGAGCGGATTGCTTCAAACATGGCAGACAGAGCTCGAGTTGGCCTCACGGAATCTCGTATTCTATGGCGGAGCTGCAAAAGATTACGATGCTTTCATCACTCTCCAAACGGAAGAAGGGGCGTGGCAACTCGCTCTGGAATACGAGCGAACGGTCAAAGGCTCTGCACGATACAGCGACATTCGAGCGGTCTTGAATGGCGACAAGACGGCAGATGCGGTGCTTTATCTCACTTCCAGTCATGATGTCTCGCACGTTCTCGCCATTGAAATGCGCGGTGTGAAGAAGACAATTGGTGTGGCACTGAGCGAGGATTTTCGTCGAGACCTTCTAAGAACACCCGTGCTTAACATCGGCGCAGGACATGCGGTCACCTCATTTCGTGAGTTCCTTCACGCCGCTCCTCGTGCCACAAAAGCAACAGACAGAGAGTTTTTGTCTGCCCTTTGATTGCCAGTTGCCTGCCCATAGGGTGCCGATTGAAACCCAATTAGCTCCCGATTGCCCGCTTTTGCAGTGCGATTGAGCAGATATACGCCTTGTAACCCCTCATGCTTTCAAAAGTTTGCGATCTGACTATCCCCTTGTGTTGGGTTGATTTTCGGCTAGGTTGTGAAAAGCGAACGAATTGGCTGATGGAAGCCCTTCCAGCAACTCTACCCACGACCAATCACAGTGAACGGAGGATGAAGATGTGCCATTCATTCGTTGAAGTGAAGCGCCTAATCCAGCGCTTCGATGGATCAGTAGCGTTTGTAATCAACCATTCTGGCGGGAAGGACTCGAATCGCATGCTCGGCTTTGTGCGCGAATATTTTCCAGGTGCAACCATATTAGCCGTGATGGCGACACTGGTTTTGAACACCAGCGTCCCATTTCAGCTGCGGACTTCGCACGGGATCGGTGCGCAGAGTTCGGTGTTCCGTTTACCGTCGTGCGCAATCCTCGCCGCAACTACCTCCAGATGATCGAGCAGCTTGGGATGTTCCCCTCCGCTCAATATCGGCATTGTACGTCCGATCTGAAGCGTGGACCGACTGAGAAATACATCAGAACTCTGCCATGCCGACTGATCTTCAACTGCATGGGGATGCGTTTGGAAGAGTCTCCACCCCGCGCAAAGCTCCAGCCACTTTCACTCAACTCTTCACTGACCACGAAGCCGCGAGCGGTCTATAACTGGTTTCCGATCTTCGAGCTGTCCGTTGCCGATGTGCTGACCTGGCACTGGGAGCATCGCATTCCTCTCCACCCGGTCTACGTTCCCGAGTATCACAAGGACGGTACGGACGGCGGCTACCTGCGCCGCCTCTCGTGCAGGTTGTGCATTTTCTCGACGGACGCTGACCTGCTCTCTATACGACAGCATGATCCAGAAGCTTACATGCTGTCTCTGAATTGGAGCAGAAGATCGGCTTCACGATGCGTTCGACCGGCAGCCTCGTGCAGATCATAGACGCGGCACATTCCGTGATCGCGTCCCGAAGCGCGCAAGTCTGCCTGCCGTTCTAAGCAAAAATCTTCTTCCACCCACCAAGAATCCCCTCTTGGTGTCCCGCCTAAACACTGCCTCGCGCAGCCCGCCACCCGGCTTCCGAGAATTGAGCCTCCTCATTCAATCCCCACATTTTCGAGCTACCTGCTCTCCCCACTTCCACTCAACTGCGGACCGGCCCTTATGGCTGGTTGGCCCCAACACGTCTCAGGAGGACAGTCCGATGCTGATGCTGTATCTTTTCAAGGTTGAGGTATTTGATCTCGGCCTCAACTACACCTATTCAACGGACAGTGTGCTCATCGCTGACACGCACGAAGATCGGAGCGAACTTCTCCGGTCCCAGTTCGGCGAGCACAGCCGAAGCGTTATGAAGCGCTCCGTGCTGCTGGGAGCGCGCGCCTTGACGTGCACGGAAGTCCATTTGCTTGAGTCGGCGATCGAAACAGACAACGACGTTTGGCAGATAACGCGCGTACGAACAGACTTCCGCGCGCGGCAGGTGCGCCACCTGCCGCGCCTGCAAAACGAAGTTGAGATGTACGAACTGATGGAACGTTCCCCGGAACGTCATGACGTTTATCCTTGCAACATGACCAGAACTGGTGTGAAAACGTTAATGATTCTCCTCAGTGTGGCTCTTCTTGCCGCAACGCCGAATGTTGCGCAAACCGTCGCTCCTGACCCTGCGCTAAGTCTTCAACTCCACAGGGCAGACGAGGCCCTGCTCAAGGCCGTTCACAGCGGCGACCGTGCCGCTTGGCAGAGACTTGCAAGCTCGGACTTCGCGTACGTTGACGAAGAAGGCGGCGTCACGCCTCTCCCTACTTTTTTGGCCGCGCTGGACCCGGATACGGAAAAACCTCTCCAGATCCAGAGTTATCAACTGACCCGCGCTGGCGACACGGCTATCGTGATCCACACAGACACCGACGAGCAGCAGGTCAAGTACCTCTTCACCGAGAGCTGGCAGCGCCTGAACGGAGACTGGAAGCTGCGCCTCCTGCACATCACCAATGTGCTGGTGGACCCGCCCGCGCTCACCCTGACGGCCGCCCAAATGGACGAGCTGGTAGGGACGTATTGCTCTGGTCCAGACACGCTGGTCCTCCAGCGTGACGGCAACCGCCTGCTCTCAAAGCGTACCGGCGCCGACGAGGTGGAGCAGAGGGCGGAGACGCGCGACGTGCTCTTCACCCCAGGCAACCCGCGCATACGCAAGGTCTTTCAGCGCGACGCCTCCGGTAAGGTTACCGGCTTCCTGCGCCGGTATATCACCAGCGATGTGCTCTGGGTGAGGGTGAGCTGAAAAGCGATAGCATCACCTCTGACGCTGTCGCCTTCAGACCTAAGACCCCGGCCTTTGAACCGGGTGGCCAAGTGTAGCTGACGACCAACTGGTTCAAGCACGCCGATTAGGGCGGCTCTATCCAATGGACCTCAGCAGATGAGTGAATGTGATAACAAATGGATCGAAATGCCGATGGGATCACTAATTTCAGTCGCTTAGGTGCGACGCCGATGTCGTCTACGACGTCGTCTTGGTTGGCGAGCGTGATGGTGGCGATAGCCTGATGAACCGCGCGGGAACCTCATCTGTTCCGAACATCATCATGGCAAACATGCGGATCGCATCCTGGACGAATGGAACGCCCGTCGCACGGACCCGCTGCTCACACTTCGCCGCGCTCCAATTCCAAGCGGCGTGAATTCGCCACCAGTGTCGTTGTTGGGTCTGCCCCGACTAGCGATCGCCGAGGCGGCACGGCGCGGGACCACGCCATGGTCGAGCAGCTGCTGGCCGATAGAATACGCGTGGACCTTGCCGCCCGACCCTAAACGCCGCGCAAGACCCGCTCGAAAGGGTTGGGATTCTAGGCTCCGCTATCTGCTCATGGCGGACCAGTACATCCACAGCACCTGCTTTTCCCGGAGAGGTTCATCCGCAGCCAGACTTCCGGCGGCGGCATGAACCTCGAGTCAGTCCCCACCTAGGTTGCACTGTAGCGTCGCACTTCCACCCAAACAAGGAGTTCCAATGTCCTCTCTTCCGTCGTCCATGGCGGAGGCAACGCCGCGCCGTGCCTCCACTGTCTTCACGTACTTTCTCACTCGAATGGTCATCGCCGTCACGCTGACGGGAGTCGATATCTTCGTCTTCCTGAAGTCCGCCGTCGAAGGTCTCCGCAACAGCATCGGCATGCCGCTCCTGCATTGGCTGATCGTCGCAGCAGTGGTCGGCATTGCCCTCACGTTGGCCAACGTCTGGTACAAGACGCTGCGCTATCGCCAGCCCAACAAACCCAACTCCCGCAGCCCGTTCCTCTAGAAAGGAGAGAACTCATGACCCGCAGCCTCGGAAAGATGTCCGCACACCCGCTCATGGATTGGCGCGACCAAGCCAAAGAGTCCGTCGACCAGGACGTACAAGCCTTCCTCCAATTGGGAGAAGCCATCGCCACCCGATGGATCCAAACGCAAAAGGGCGTCATGCTCCTGCAGATGGTTCCGGGTGACATCACCTCGGGCGCCATCTATGTGCTCGATCGTATCCGTCAGGTTTGGTACATGCTTTCGTTCGAAGCCTGCGAGTGCGAGTTCACCAAAGAGAAGTTTGATCGCGCTTACTGCGAATACAAGCTCTTCCATTATGTCGACCAGCCCGGTCTTCTGCTGAACCCGGCTCTGGTCGGCCAGGCGTAGCTTCAGCCCCCTCCCGGTTCCATCCACGCACAACAGCTCACCAGTGCTAACTCACCTTCTTTCTAAGGAGAAGCCGCCATGCGTCTGTCCGCCGGTCGTATCCGCAGCATCAATCGCTGTCTCGCTTACCACGGGAGCATCATCTGCAGTGGTTCCGATTTCCCCGTCCGCCGTCCGATCGAGCTTCCGAAACCAGCGTCTCCAACCCTCAAGATTGTCGCCGTCCCGAAGCAGAAGGCCGCGTAACCATCCACTATCAACCGGAATCGGCGAGCAAGTGCGTCCGCATGCGCACTGGGCTCGCCGTTTCCTTGAGAGATTTGACCGAGTTTTGGAGCCGGGATACAAAGTGCCCAATTGAAGGAAAGGAGCTCTGCCGTGTACGCGAAATTCTCCGTCAGCCGGGACACAGCAAACAACTTCATCCGGCTCTTCGTCAACCGCCGTGCCTTCGGTATGCAGGCACACAAACCTCTTCCGAATGGCAAGGTTCCTTACTTTCTGGCAAAGGACTGGACCACCAAAGAACCGAAACCACTTGATAGTGACGTCGTCCGCATGCACCTAAACGGCGACGTGACCATCAACCTGTTCGCGATCAACCCCGAGACCCAGCGGTGCAAGTGGGTCGCGATTGATGGTGACTTCGACGGAGCAGTCGAGGCTCTGTTCAAACTTCAATGGGAGTTGAAGCAGGACGGTGTTGAAGCGGCCATCGAGCAGTCGCGTCGGGGAGGGCATCTCTGGATCTTCGCGGAGACGCCTCTACTAGCCTCCGAGTGCCGTATCTATATCTACAATCTCGCTCTACGCCTTGGGGTACCGATTGTTGGCGGCGGTCTCAAGCAAGGGATCGAAGTCTTCCCCAAGCAGGATCGGCTGCAAGATGGGGAGTTCGGGAATGCGATCCGCGCTCCACTCGGAGTGCACCGTAAGACCAATAGGCGGTATTGGTTCTATGAGGCGCCGACCGAACCAGAGACTCAACTGGCGTATCTCAACGGCATGAAGAAGCTAACGGAGGCTGAACTCCATACCTTCATTCAGGGAATGTCACTGCCAGAGAACTATAGACCTGCTGTAAGGGAGCCCTACGTTCCGGGTCCAGTTCGCGATGGCCAGACGGAATTCCGAATCCTTGACTATGTGAGACCCAAATCGAAGCACAGTCGCAACTGGTGGGCTCCATGCCCGTCATGCAGGCAGGCGGGCAGAGACAAATCGGGTGACAACCTAGCAATCCAGGTCGCCAATCCACGTTTCTACAAGTGCTGGGCCGGCTGTAGCGCGGACGATATCCGCGCCGCGCTCGGTCAGCCGATTCGCAAGAAGCAGATGGCATAGAGAGGTCGATGACTGATGAAGACGAACGCGCAGAATCATTCGTACAACCAAAAGGCATCGTCCTCGCCCTTCCTCCAGTACGGCATCCCACTTGGAAGATCTGCTCTTCGGGCCCTGGACAAGCGCGGGATCTACTGCCAGACTTCGATCTCCAAAGAGCACCAGCATCTCGCAAAGAGGTACGTGCTCCGTGGTGTCGAATCTGGAGGCGCCGTATCAGATATGGGCCGCTATTGCGCCTACCTCGATGGGGATGGTGCTCCCATACAGTGGTTGCAGCCGATCGACTCGATCACGGGCAACGGTCGCCACGCAGTTGTTGTGGCCCCGGAGCTTGTGCGAATTGAT
This DNA window, taken from Granulicella sibirica, encodes the following:
- a CDS encoding nuclear transport factor 2 family protein, encoding MLMLYLFKVEVFDLGLNYTYSTDSVLIADTHEDRSELLRSQFGEHSRSVMKRSVLLGARALTCTEVHLLESAIETDNDVWQITRVRTDFRARQVRHLPRLQNEVEMYELMERSPERHDVYPCNMTRTGVKTLMILLSVALLAATPNVAQTVAPDPALSLQLHRADEALLKAVHSGDRAAWQRLASSDFAYVDEEGGVTPLPTFLAALDPDTEKPLQIQSYQLTRAGDTAIVIHTDTDEQQVKYLFTESWQRLNGDWKLRLLHITNVLVDPPALTLTAAQMDELVGTYCSGPDTLVLQRDGNRLLSKRTGADEVEQRAETRDVLFTPGNPRIRKVFQRDASGKVTGFLRRYITSDVLWVRVS
- a CDS encoding phosphoadenosine phosphosulfate reductase family protein → MSAADFARDRCAEFGVPFTVVRNPRRNYLQMIEQLGMFPSAQYRHCTSDLKRGPTEKYIRTLPCRLIFNCMGMRLEESPPRAKLQPLSLNSSLTTKPRAVYNWFPIFELSVADVLTWHWEHRIPLHPVYVPEYHKDGTDGGYLRRLSCRLCIFSTDADLLSIRQHDPEAYMLSLNWSRRSASRCVRPAASCRS
- a CDS encoding TOTE conflict system archaeo-eukaryotic primase domain-containing protein, with product MYAKFSVSRDTANNFIRLFVNRRAFGMQAHKPLPNGKVPYFLAKDWTTKEPKPLDSDVVRMHLNGDVTINLFAINPETQRCKWVAIDGDFDGAVEALFKLQWELKQDGVEAAIEQSRRGGHLWIFAETPLLASECRIYIYNLALRLGVPIVGGGLKQGIEVFPKQDRLQDGEFGNAIRAPLGVHRKTNRRYWFYEAPTEPETQLAYLNGMKKLTEAELHTFIQGMSLPENYRPAVREPYVPGPVRDGQTEFRILDYVRPKSKHSRNWWAPCPSCRQAGRDKSGDNLAIQVANPRFYKCWAGCSADDIRAALGQPIRKKQMA
- a CDS encoding replication-relaxation family protein — encoded protein: MRYRKGCIAISDEHDLPVLLHIRNTRAITLNQLYRLLATEKSGIARRSVHWRLTRLEQAGLVLRMTSSQFFRQPIFRITPLGLSYLEMRGHTLISLPSTGRQILNETQVFHALELVEIRLALRESGLLQTWQTELELASRNLVFYGGAAKDYDAFITLQTEEGAWQLALEYERTVKGSARYSDIRAVLNGDKTADAVLYLTSSHDVSHVLAIEMRGVKKTIGVALSEDFRRDLLRTPVLNIGAGHAVTSFREFLHAAPRATKATDREFLSAL